One Microlunatus soli genomic window carries:
- a CDS encoding ABC transporter permease, with product MATTELLAPTEPPAAPVTRGRRGMPPLLRYMLVRIGLVIPMLWILVTLVFLLMRVIGDPISAALGGKMSPEQIALRKAEAGLDRPLIVQYGEYLGGIVRLDFGTTLTDHRAISEILKVNGAATFELSVYALIVAFLIGIPLGRIAARYRDRLPDVALRLFAILVYAAPVFFLGLLLKLAFAPFGWPVAGRASTATELTLQHVQPRTHIMLVDAVLWGDPKLITDVLQHAVLPAVALGLLTGGVFLRLVRVNLLQTLRMDYVIAARARGINERRVLNKHAFRNALVPVVTVMGMQIAMMLGGALLTETTFEWQGLGYTLGQYLLKRDFIAVQGIVTVFAIIVALVSVLIDFIVALVDPRVRF from the coding sequence ATGGCAACCACCGAACTTCTGGCCCCGACCGAGCCGCCCGCCGCGCCGGTGACCCGCGGTCGCCGCGGGATGCCGCCGCTGCTGCGCTACATGCTGGTCCGGATCGGGCTGGTGATCCCGATGTTGTGGATCCTGGTCACCCTGGTCTTCCTGCTGATGCGGGTGATCGGCGATCCGATCAGCGCAGCGCTGGGCGGCAAGATGAGCCCGGAACAGATCGCGTTGCGCAAGGCCGAGGCGGGCCTGGACCGGCCGCTGATCGTGCAGTACGGCGAATACCTGGGCGGCATCGTCCGGCTCGACTTCGGCACCACCCTGACCGATCACCGGGCGATCAGTGAGATCCTCAAGGTCAACGGTGCGGCGACCTTCGAGTTGTCGGTGTATGCCTTGATCGTCGCGTTCCTGATCGGGATTCCGCTGGGCCGGATCGCAGCCCGCTACCGGGATCGGTTGCCCGACGTCGCCCTCCGGCTGTTCGCGATCCTGGTTTACGCGGCACCGGTCTTCTTCCTCGGACTGCTGCTCAAGCTGGCGTTCGCGCCGTTCGGCTGGCCGGTCGCCGGCCGGGCGAGTACCGCCACCGAGTTGACCCTGCAACACGTCCAGCCGCGCACCCACATCATGCTCGTCGACGCGGTCCTGTGGGGAGACCCCAAGCTGATCACCGACGTGCTGCAACATGCGGTGCTGCCCGCGGTCGCCCTCGGCCTGTTGACCGGCGGGGTCTTCCTGCGACTGGTCCGGGTCAATCTGCTGCAGACGTTGCGGATGGACTACGTGATCGCCGCCCGGGCCCGCGGCATCAACGAACGCCGGGTGCTCAACAAGCACGCCTTCCGCAACGCCCTGGTGCCGGTCGTCACCGTGATGGGCATGCAGATCGCGATGATGCTCGGTGGCGCATTGTTGACCGAGACCACCTTCGAGTGGCAGGGCCTGGGTTACACGCTCGGCCAGTACCTGCTCAAACGCGACTTCATCGCCGTCCAGGGCATCGTCACGGTGTTCGCGATCATCGTCGCGTTGGTGTCGGTGTTGATCGATTTCATCGTCGCACTCGTCGACCCCCGCGTCCGGTTCTGA
- a CDS encoding ABC transporter substrate-binding protein, with the protein MNRKRAAALVAGLGSLTLAIAGCGAGNPGNSGGGGEGGNAAAVIVGTTDKVVSIDPAGSYDNGSLNVQTQVYSYLLNFPEGETTPQPDAAKSCDFTKPTVYTCEMKDGLKFANGHELSASDVAFSFNRIRKINDPNGPAALLGAMKSVKAEGNKVVFTLKSPNDQTFPQVLVTSAGPIVDEESYPADKVLSDDEVVKSKGTSGPYTITSYQKNQLAEFKANPDYNGTYGKPKLDAVTMKYYADANNLKLDIQNKDIDVAYRSLTPTDIANLKGVDGLTVHTGPGGESRYLVFNLKTMPGDNDKQKLAIRQAMASSVDRQAIADEVYKGTVTPEWSPIPEGQLAAATPFKDLYGEKPDKAKAAKYLKDAGVKAPVNLDLWYNPDHYGSSSADEYNAIKRQLEATGLFTVKLQSAEWTTYNAERVKDSYPIYQLGWFPDFPDSDNYLTPFFAPDNFVDNHYENPAMTKLLDSEVTDSDEASRKKTLVKIQDLSAKEVSILPLLTGSQVAVAKNEVKGVKNTLDPSFKFRFTSLSK; encoded by the coding sequence TTGAATCGCAAGCGCGCAGCAGCCCTCGTCGCGGGGCTCGGATCGCTGACCCTGGCCATTGCCGGTTGCGGCGCCGGCAACCCCGGAAACAGTGGCGGCGGTGGCGAGGGCGGCAATGCAGCCGCCGTCATCGTCGGAACGACGGACAAGGTGGTCTCGATCGACCCCGCCGGTTCGTATGACAACGGCTCACTCAACGTGCAGACCCAGGTCTATTCCTACCTGCTGAACTTCCCAGAGGGCGAGACCACCCCGCAGCCCGACGCGGCCAAGAGCTGCGACTTCACCAAGCCCACCGTCTACACCTGCGAGATGAAGGACGGGCTGAAGTTCGCCAACGGCCACGAGCTGAGCGCGTCCGACGTCGCCTTCTCGTTCAACCGGATCCGCAAGATCAACGACCCGAACGGTCCGGCCGCCCTGTTGGGCGCGATGAAGTCGGTGAAGGCCGAGGGCAACAAGGTCGTCTTCACCCTCAAGTCGCCCAACGATCAGACCTTCCCGCAGGTGTTGGTCACCTCCGCCGGTCCGATCGTCGACGAGGAGAGCTACCCGGCCGACAAGGTGCTCAGCGATGACGAGGTGGTGAAGTCCAAGGGCACCTCGGGGCCGTACACGATCACCAGCTACCAGAAGAACCAGCTGGCCGAGTTCAAGGCCAATCCGGACTACAACGGCACCTACGGCAAGCCGAAGCTGGATGCAGTGACGATGAAGTACTACGCCGACGCCAACAACCTCAAGCTGGACATCCAGAACAAGGACATCGACGTCGCCTACCGGTCGCTGACCCCGACCGACATCGCCAACCTGAAGGGTGTCGACGGCCTGACCGTGCACACCGGCCCGGGCGGCGAGTCGCGCTACCTGGTGTTCAACCTGAAGACGATGCCGGGCGACAACGACAAGCAGAAGCTGGCGATCCGGCAGGCGATGGCGTCCTCGGTCGACCGGCAGGCGATCGCCGACGAGGTCTACAAGGGCACCGTGACCCCGGAGTGGTCCCCGATTCCCGAGGGCCAGCTGGCCGCCGCGACCCCGTTCAAGGATCTGTACGGCGAGAAGCCCGACAAGGCCAAGGCCGCCAAGTATCTGAAGGATGCCGGAGTGAAGGCACCGGTCAACCTCGACCTGTGGTACAACCCGGATCACTACGGTTCCAGCTCGGCCGACGAGTACAACGCGATCAAGCGGCAGCTGGAGGCCACCGGCCTGTTCACGGTCAAGCTGCAGTCGGCGGAGTGGACCACCTACAACGCCGAGCGGGTCAAGGACAGCTACCCGATCTACCAGCTCGGCTGGTTCCCCGACTTCCCTGATTCCGACAACTACCTGACGCCGTTCTTCGCGCCGGACAACTTCGTGGACAACCATTACGAGAACCCGGCGATGACCAAGCTGCTGGACTCCGAGGTCACCGACTCCGATGAGGCCAGCCGCAAGAAGACCCTGGTCAAGATCCAGGATCTGTCGGCCAAGGAGGTCTCGATCCTGCCGCTGCTGACCGGGTCGCAGGTCGCGGTCGCCAAGAATGAGGTCAAGGGTGTGAAGAACACCCTCGACCCGAGCTTCAAGTTCCGTTTCACCTCACTGTCGAAGTGA
- a CDS encoding ABC transporter substrate-binding protein: MTVPRRLLRRATRLVTVLVAATILAVLPGCSSDSGSDDGPVTLEFAQWWAAELPDGALAKLVTEFESQNPGIKIKLLTAPFASTKQQLISGAASRTLPDVMGLDGSWVNDFTRQHAIADLSELMTQAKYDPSQLASQVKVDGKTTMIPVVNFVYPMFVNKDLLKKAGVSKVPSTRSEFKRAAIKISKLGGNVKGWALPLDSSVPVGVGNDVMSWAWASGGSMLTPDGKPDLTGPQVTSVVQYLNELNAAGVISPGYLTMKEQDKVEKFTTGQVGMAIDTLAHINLIRKNNPELNFTVAPIPAVDGYTGKRGLPYASWGIGIAESSEHKEEAFKFVQFLLSKKANGELSTLANGFPGNKTAKPDLSESDPLFRTAYGIYRKSKITNEFVGMPKSEDLMRSFDEQLQQTMTGKKKPDAALATAQQSWTTAISGS, from the coding sequence ATGACAGTGCCTCGCAGGCTGCTGCGCCGCGCGACCCGGCTGGTGACCGTGCTGGTCGCCGCGACGATCCTCGCCGTACTGCCCGGCTGCAGTTCGGACTCCGGATCCGACGACGGACCGGTGACCCTCGAGTTCGCCCAGTGGTGGGCGGCCGAACTGCCCGACGGCGCGTTGGCGAAGCTGGTCACCGAGTTCGAGTCGCAGAACCCGGGGATCAAGATCAAGTTGCTGACCGCACCCTTCGCCTCCACAAAACAACAGTTGATCTCCGGTGCGGCGTCCCGGACGCTGCCCGACGTGATGGGCCTGGACGGCTCCTGGGTCAACGACTTCACCCGCCAGCACGCGATCGCCGACCTGTCGGAGCTGATGACCCAGGCGAAGTACGACCCGAGCCAGCTCGCCAGCCAGGTCAAGGTCGACGGCAAGACGACGATGATCCCGGTGGTCAACTTCGTCTACCCGATGTTCGTCAACAAGGACCTGCTGAAGAAGGCCGGTGTGTCGAAGGTGCCCTCGACACGGAGTGAGTTCAAGCGAGCCGCGATCAAGATCAGCAAGCTCGGTGGCAACGTCAAGGGCTGGGCACTGCCACTGGACTCCTCGGTCCCGGTCGGTGTCGGCAATGACGTGATGTCCTGGGCGTGGGCCTCCGGCGGCAGCATGCTCACCCCGGACGGCAAACCCGACCTCACCGGGCCGCAGGTGACCAGCGTCGTGCAGTACCTCAACGAGCTGAACGCCGCCGGCGTGATCTCCCCGGGCTACCTGACGATGAAGGAACAGGACAAGGTCGAGAAGTTCACCACCGGACAGGTCGGGATGGCGATCGACACGCTGGCTCACATCAACCTGATCCGGAAGAACAATCCGGAGCTCAACTTCACCGTCGCCCCGATCCCGGCGGTCGACGGCTACACCGGCAAACGCGGGCTGCCGTACGCGTCCTGGGGGATCGGTATCGCCGAATCGTCGGAGCACAAGGAAGAAGCGTTCAAGTTCGTCCAGTTCCTGCTCAGCAAGAAGGCCAACGGTGAGTTGAGCACACTGGCCAACGGATTCCCGGGCAACAAGACCGCCAAGCCCGACCTCAGCGAGAGTGATCCGCTGTTCCGCACCGCCTACGGCATCTACCGGAAGAGCAAGATCACCAACGAATTCGTCGGGATGCCGAAGTCGGAGGATCTGATGCGCAGCTTCGACGAGCAACTGCAACAGACGATGACCGGCAAGAAGAAGCCCGATGCCGCACTGGCAACCGCTCAACAGAGCTGGACGACGGCCATCTCGGGGTCCTGA
- a CDS encoding methylated-DNA--[protein]-cysteine S-methyltransferase: MNAVRSLRTQVGTLTVEADDAGLRSVHWGADTEQPGSPEAAGIAEQAVRQLEEYFAGERSSFELPVDLTGLGAASTAVLTALKDTVGYGETVTYGELAARSGSSVPARAIGSIMGSNPLPIVIGCHRVVAADGLGGYSGGEPGQGRQTKVWLLEHEGALPPALI, translated from the coding sequence ATGAACGCCGTCAGAAGTCTGCGCACCCAGGTCGGCACCCTGACCGTCGAGGCCGACGATGCGGGTCTGCGATCTGTGCACTGGGGAGCGGACACCGAACAGCCGGGGTCGCCCGAAGCCGCTGGTATCGCCGAGCAGGCGGTGCGGCAACTGGAGGAGTACTTCGCCGGCGAGCGGAGCAGCTTCGAGCTGCCGGTCGACCTGACCGGGCTCGGGGCCGCCAGCACGGCGGTGCTGACCGCCCTGAAGGACACCGTCGGCTACGGCGAGACCGTCACCTACGGCGAGCTCGCCGCCCGCAGCGGCTCGTCGGTTCCGGCCCGGGCGATCGGCTCGATCATGGGCAGCAACCCGCTGCCGATCGTGATCGGCTGCCACCGCGTCGTGGCCGCCGACGGATTGGGTGGCTATTCCGGCGGCGAGCCGGGGCAGGGTCGACAGACCAAGGTGTGGTTGCTGGAGCATGAGGGCGCGCTGCCGCCGGCCCTGATCTGA
- a CDS encoding DeoR/GlpR family DNA-binding transcription regulator, whose amino-acid sequence MPAAGDDGQRQLPAGRKARLLAHLDEVGQVTVGSLAERFGVSIDTIRRDLDRLSADGRLVRTYGGAVSSAAARQLDRAVDVRLTEQEAEKGRIAEVAARLVDNGSTIIMNGGTTVLAVARALRDHHDLTVATNNLLVPPAFGSSVVREVYMFGGAVRATTLATIGPVSFRDAGGNELDINGDLALIGVGAVSADAGFTTSNLAEAAMMREMMNCAERVAVLADAQKFGRRLFAKISDLAAADYLVTDAPPAPPLAEALDAAGVEVLLPD is encoded by the coding sequence ATGCCCGCAGCCGGCGACGACGGGCAGCGCCAACTGCCGGCCGGTCGGAAGGCACGCCTGCTGGCCCACCTCGACGAGGTCGGCCAGGTGACCGTCGGGTCACTCGCCGAGCGCTTCGGCGTCTCGATCGACACCATCCGTCGCGATCTGGACCGACTCAGCGCCGACGGCCGATTGGTCCGCACCTACGGCGGGGCCGTCAGCTCGGCCGCCGCCCGCCAGCTGGATCGAGCGGTCGACGTCCGGCTGACCGAGCAGGAGGCGGAGAAGGGCCGGATCGCCGAGGTCGCGGCCCGGCTGGTCGACAACGGCTCGACGATCATCATGAACGGCGGCACCACGGTGCTCGCGGTGGCGCGCGCCCTGCGCGACCACCACGACCTCACCGTCGCCACCAACAACCTGCTGGTGCCACCGGCGTTCGGTTCGTCGGTGGTGCGCGAGGTGTACATGTTCGGCGGCGCGGTCCGGGCCACCACCCTGGCCACCATCGGGCCGGTCAGCTTCCGCGACGCCGGCGGCAACGAACTCGACATCAACGGCGACCTGGCGCTGATCGGCGTCGGAGCCGTCTCGGCCGACGCCGGCTTCACCACCAGCAACCTCGCGGAGGCGGCGATGATGCGGGAGATGATGAACTGCGCCGAACGAGTGGCCGTGCTGGCCGACGCGCAGAAGTTCGGCCGTCGGCTGTTCGCCAAGATCTCCGACCTCGCAGCGGCCGACTACCTGGTCACCGACGCGCCGCCCGCACCGCCGTTGGCCGAGGCCCTGGACGCGGCAGGTGTCGAGGTGCTGCTGCCCGACTGA
- a CDS encoding carbohydrate ABC transporter permease, translating to MPTRSGPASPVSTPGPVRPAPVRRRRRLHRLVPYGYLSPTALLIIVLMVIPIVMVIGYSFADNVIVEPNPVFAGLANYVKVLTDPNFLAALRHTVAFIMISTAAHLFLGLTFARMLNSPLLGGLAKAIFRLVYILPWLFTIAVVAVIWRLLLDPYGVVNYVLQTIGILQHGVDWLADPSLALWAVTFVNIWSGYPFFMISLLAGLQGISPELYEAAAVDGAGGVSQFFHVTIPQLKPILLSMTVLDLIWTSQQFALIWMTTGGGPLNVTEMLSTYTYKQAFSSYEFATASASAVIVLGLSLILALCYVRSQREVTR from the coding sequence ATGCCCACTCGGTCCGGGCCCGCGTCGCCGGTGTCGACGCCCGGCCCGGTGCGGCCCGCCCCGGTGCGTCGTCGCCGTCGTCTGCATCGGCTGGTCCCGTACGGCTACCTGTCGCCGACAGCGTTGTTGATCATCGTACTGATGGTGATCCCGATCGTGATGGTGATCGGCTACTCCTTCGCCGACAACGTGATCGTCGAGCCCAACCCGGTGTTCGCCGGGCTGGCCAACTACGTCAAGGTGCTGACCGACCCGAACTTCCTGGCCGCGCTCCGGCACACGGTCGCGTTCATCATGATCAGTACAGCGGCCCACCTGTTTCTCGGGCTGACCTTCGCCAGGATGTTGAACTCGCCGCTGCTGGGTGGTCTGGCGAAGGCGATCTTCCGGCTGGTCTACATCCTGCCGTGGCTGTTCACGATCGCCGTGGTGGCGGTGATCTGGCGGCTGTTGCTGGACCCGTACGGTGTGGTCAACTACGTGCTGCAGACGATCGGCATTCTGCAGCACGGGGTGGACTGGCTGGCCGATCCGTCGCTCGCCCTGTGGGCGGTGACGTTCGTCAACATCTGGTCCGGCTATCCGTTCTTCATGATCAGCCTGCTGGCCGGGCTGCAGGGCATCTCGCCGGAGCTCTACGAGGCCGCCGCCGTCGACGGTGCCGGTGGGGTCAGCCAGTTCTTCCACGTCACGATCCCGCAGCTGAAGCCGATTCTGCTGAGCATGACGGTGCTCGACCTGATCTGGACCTCCCAGCAGTTCGCCCTGATCTGGATGACCACCGGCGGCGGGCCACTGAATGTCACCGAGATGCTCAGCACCTACACCTACAAGCAGGCCTTCAGCAGCTACGAGTTCGCCACCGCGTCGGCCAGTGCGGTGATCGTCCTCGGGTTGAGTCTGATCCTCGCGCTGTGCTACGTCCGTTCGCAACGGGAGGTGACACGATGA
- a CDS encoding ABC transporter ATP-binding protein/permease, translated as MLSTIRMTRGLQRFMLFAGFAIVAFFILLAIFAPLIAPYGFNADRIGSAVFGTQQHPSAAHWFGTTVGGQDVLSRVVYGARTAVIVIIVAVIISIVVGVPLGLISGYLGGPVDRVLVLIMDAMYSFPSLLLAIVVSIIVGGGQSGLVTGILAAAISITVVFIPQYFRVVRNATVSVKVEPYVDAARVVGARTPRILFKHILSNVAGTLPVIATLNASEAILTLAGLGFLGLGIEPSAAAEWGYDLNRAMSDATNGIWWTGIFPGLAIVLMVLGVTLVGESLNDVLNPLLRTRSGGGSADEQEVASEFESTVGTDAKITEPVVIDDKERKKVATLSLQDLTVRFDTDAGIVNAVNGVSFAVDPGEVVAVVGESGSGKSVSTRAVLGLLPSTAHAAGSAKLRDRELLGLSSGALRPVRGDQISMIFQEPSTALNPVYTVGWQLAEGIRAHRKISRKDARARAIELLDLVGLPDPERRVDYYPHQLSGGQKQRVVIAMAIACEPDVIIADEPTTALDVTVQAAILELLLSLRDRLGTAIVLITHNMGVVADIADRVVVMYRGNVVEEAPVESLFDTPQHPYTQRLLEAVPHLGRGTGTTPAGDKADQLVLTVDDLVVEFPGRIGQPSFRAVDRVGFEIHRGEVLGLVGESGSGKSTVGRTCVGLQKPTSGSVTVSGTEISELTDAQLRSHRGRFGFVFQDPAASLNPHLTIADCIAEPLHVQSPLSAADQRAKVQQLLDRVQLPGNYAGRYPHELSGGQRQRVSLARALALDPDLLIADEPTSALDVSVQARVLELFDELQAELQFACLFISHDLAVVDSLAHRVAVMQHGELVEIGDRQQVLNKPQQDYTKRLIAAVPVPDPAEQHRRREARGKLLTDVS; from the coding sequence ATGCTTTCCACTATCCGGATGACCCGCGGACTGCAGCGCTTCATGCTGTTCGCCGGCTTCGCCATCGTCGCCTTCTTCATCCTGCTGGCGATCTTCGCCCCACTGATCGCCCCGTACGGCTTCAACGCCGACCGGATCGGCAGCGCCGTCTTCGGCACCCAGCAACACCCGTCCGCAGCGCACTGGTTCGGCACCACGGTCGGTGGCCAGGACGTACTCTCCCGGGTCGTCTACGGTGCCCGCACTGCAGTGATCGTGATCATCGTCGCGGTGATCATCTCGATCGTCGTCGGGGTCCCGCTGGGTCTGATCTCCGGATACCTCGGCGGACCGGTCGACCGCGTACTGGTGTTGATCATGGACGCGATGTACAGCTTCCCCTCGCTACTGCTGGCGATCGTGGTGTCGATCATCGTCGGCGGCGGCCAGAGCGGGCTGGTCACCGGCATCCTGGCCGCGGCGATCTCGATCACCGTGGTGTTCATCCCGCAGTATTTCCGGGTGGTGCGCAACGCCACCGTCTCGGTCAAGGTGGAGCCCTACGTCGACGCCGCTCGGGTCGTCGGCGCCCGGACTCCGCGGATCCTGTTCAAGCACATCCTGTCCAATGTCGCCGGCACGTTGCCGGTGATCGCCACCCTGAATGCCTCCGAAGCCATCCTCACCCTTGCCGGCTTGGGGTTCCTCGGCCTGGGCATCGAGCCGTCGGCCGCGGCCGAGTGGGGTTACGACCTCAATCGGGCGATGTCCGATGCCACCAACGGAATCTGGTGGACCGGGATCTTCCCGGGGCTGGCGATCGTGTTGATGGTGCTCGGCGTGACCCTGGTCGGCGAGAGCCTGAACGACGTCCTCAATCCGCTGCTGCGGACCCGTTCCGGCGGTGGCTCGGCCGACGAGCAGGAAGTCGCATCCGAGTTCGAGTCCACGGTCGGTACCGACGCCAAGATCACCGAACCGGTGGTGATCGACGACAAGGAGCGGAAGAAGGTCGCCACCCTCAGCCTGCAGGATCTGACCGTCCGTTTCGACACCGACGCCGGCATCGTGAACGCGGTCAACGGGGTGAGCTTCGCCGTCGATCCCGGCGAGGTGGTCGCGGTGGTCGGCGAATCCGGGTCCGGTAAGTCGGTCAGCACCCGAGCCGTCCTCGGCCTGCTGCCGTCGACCGCGCATGCAGCAGGGTCGGCCAAACTTCGCGACCGTGAATTGCTGGGCCTGTCCTCGGGTGCGCTCCGGCCGGTCCGAGGGGACCAGATCTCGATGATCTTCCAGGAGCCGTCGACGGCGCTGAACCCGGTCTACACGGTCGGCTGGCAGCTGGCCGAAGGGATCCGGGCCCATCGCAAGATCAGCCGCAAGGACGCCCGTGCCCGCGCGATCGAGCTGTTGGATCTGGTCGGTCTGCCCGACCCGGAGCGTCGGGTCGACTACTACCCGCATCAGCTGTCCGGCGGCCAGAAGCAGCGGGTGGTGATCGCGATGGCGATCGCCTGCGAACCCGATGTGATCATCGCCGATGAGCCGACCACCGCCCTCGATGTCACCGTCCAGGCAGCGATCCTGGAGCTGCTGCTGTCGCTGCGCGACCGGCTCGGCACGGCGATCGTGTTGATCACCCACAACATGGGTGTGGTCGCCGACATCGCCGACCGGGTGGTGGTGATGTATCGCGGCAACGTCGTGGAGGAGGCTCCGGTCGAGTCACTGTTCGACACCCCGCAGCATCCCTACACCCAGCGGTTGCTGGAGGCTGTTCCGCACCTGGGCCGCGGCACCGGCACCACACCGGCCGGCGACAAGGCCGACCAACTCGTGCTGACCGTTGACGATCTGGTGGTGGAGTTCCCCGGCCGGATCGGCCAGCCGTCGTTCCGGGCCGTCGATCGGGTCGGGTTCGAGATCCACCGCGGCGAGGTCCTCGGCCTGGTCGGCGAGTCCGGCTCGGGCAAGTCGACCGTCGGCCGGACCTGCGTCGGCCTGCAGAAGCCGACCTCCGGATCGGTGACCGTCAGCGGCACCGAGATCTCCGAGCTGACCGACGCCCAGCTGCGCAGCCATCGGGGACGGTTCGGCTTCGTCTTCCAGGACCCGGCCGCTTCGCTGAACCCCCACCTGACGATCGCCGACTGCATCGCCGAGCCGTTGCACGTCCAGAGTCCGCTGTCGGCCGCCGATCAGAGGGCCAAGGTTCAGCAGCTGCTGGATCGGGTCCAGCTGCCCGGCAACTACGCCGGCCGCTATCCGCACGAGCTCTCCGGTGGCCAACGGCAACGGGTCAGCCTGGCCCGAGCCCTTGCCCTCGATCCCGATCTGCTGATCGCCGACGAACCCACTTCCGCCCTGGACGTGTCGGTCCAGGCCCGGGTGCTGGAGCTCTTCGACGAGCTGCAGGCCGAACTGCAGTTCGCCTGCCTGTTCATCAGCCACGACCTGGCCGTCGTCGACTCGCTGGCCCATCGGGTCGCGGTGATGCAGCACGGTGAGCTGGTCGAGATCGGCGATCGCCAGCAGGTGCTGAACAAGCCGCAGCAGGACTACACCAAGCGACTGATCGCTGCTGTCCCGGTGCCCGATCCGGCCGAGCAGCACCGCCGTCGCGAGGCCCGCGGCAAGCTGCTCACCGACGTCAGCTGA
- a CDS encoding carbohydrate ABC transporter permease has protein sequence MRTSPARVLLMRIGLIAGLLLGAAFAALPVVWMLSTSFKTNGEVFALPPRLITRHFSFDAYAAILGNPSQLRFFANSYIVAGCVTVLTLLVAVLAGYGFSRHEFRFKSSINVIIIAVQAVPPMTLVIPYFGLVVALGLYNTYPGLILTHMVFTLPYAIIMITAYFNRLPRELDESVKVDGGGGWGALWRVLVPISVPGLIAVGVYTFMISWNEYLFALTLTRTDDMRTVPIGIQLLMGQHSYEWNQMMAMSILGSVPVLIVFLIFQRRFIGGLTAGAVKA, from the coding sequence ATGAGGACATCACCCGCGCGCGTGCTGCTGATGAGGATCGGCCTGATCGCCGGTCTGCTGCTCGGCGCCGCCTTCGCCGCGCTGCCGGTGGTCTGGATGCTGTCCACCTCGTTCAAGACCAACGGTGAGGTGTTCGCGCTGCCCCCGAGGTTGATCACCAGGCATTTCTCCTTCGACGCCTACGCTGCGATCCTGGGCAACCCGTCCCAGCTGCGGTTCTTCGCCAACAGCTACATCGTCGCCGGCTGTGTGACGGTGCTGACGCTGCTGGTGGCGGTCCTCGCCGGATACGGCTTCAGCCGACACGAGTTCCGTTTCAAATCCAGCATCAACGTGATCATCATCGCGGTCCAGGCGGTGCCGCCGATGACTCTGGTGATCCCGTACTTCGGGTTGGTGGTCGCCCTCGGGCTGTACAACACCTATCCCGGCCTGATCCTGACCCACATGGTGTTCACGCTGCCTTACGCCATCATCATGATCACCGCCTACTTCAACCGGTTGCCGCGGGAGCTGGACGAGTCGGTGAAGGTCGACGGCGGTGGCGGCTGGGGAGCGCTCTGGCGGGTGCTGGTGCCGATCTCGGTGCCCGGCCTGATCGCCGTCGGCGTCTACACCTTCATGATCAGCTGGAACGAGTACCTGTTCGCACTGACCCTGACCCGGACCGACGACATGCGCACCGTGCCGATCGGTATCCAGCTGCTGATGGGGCAGCACTCCTATGAATGGAACCAGATGATGGCGATGAGCATCCTCGGTTCCGTCCCGGTGCTGATCGTTTTCCTGATCTTCCAACGTCGCTTCATCGGCGGGCTGACTGCAGGAGCGGTCAAGGCCTGA
- a CDS encoding ketose-bisphosphate aldolase — protein sequence MLTTGKAILDVANEHNFAVPAFNISDYAMFNGIVDVSEELDAPLIVAIHPSEVAHIGPDVNAAIAQRAHRSSVPIAVHWDHGASYAEIITAIKTGFTSVMIDGSMLPFEDNIAVSSKVVEAAHAVGVSVEAELGTIGQTDTQAEAGTSSIIYTDPTDAVDFVKRSGVDSLAVAIGTYHGIYPSTLKPELKLDLLREIKERVELPLVLHGGSNNPDDEIGQAVKLGINKINISSDIKVAYHDALREVLKDPALREPNVIQPAAVQAMKVVAAQKISLFDAAGRGALY from the coding sequence ATGCTCACCACCGGTAAGGCCATTCTCGATGTCGCCAACGAGCACAACTTCGCCGTCCCGGCCTTCAACATCAGTGACTACGCCATGTTCAACGGCATCGTCGACGTGAGCGAGGAGCTGGACGCCCCACTGATCGTGGCGATCCATCCCAGCGAGGTCGCTCACATCGGCCCGGACGTGAATGCCGCCATCGCCCAGCGCGCCCATCGGTCGTCGGTCCCGATCGCAGTGCACTGGGACCACGGGGCGAGCTATGCCGAGATCATCACCGCGATCAAGACCGGCTTCACCTCGGTGATGATCGACGGGTCGATGCTGCCTTTCGAGGACAACATCGCCGTATCGTCGAAGGTGGTCGAGGCAGCGCACGCGGTCGGCGTCTCGGTCGAGGCCGAGCTCGGAACGATCGGACAGACCGATACCCAGGCCGAGGCCGGCACGTCGTCGATCATCTACACCGATCCGACCGACGCGGTCGACTTCGTCAAGCGGTCCGGAGTGGACAGTCTGGCGGTGGCGATCGGGACCTACCACGGCATCTACCCCTCGACCCTGAAGCCGGAACTCAAGCTGGACCTGCTGCGTGAGATCAAGGAACGGGTCGAGCTGCCGCTGGTGCTGCACGGCGGGTCGAACAATCCCGACGACGAGATCGGTCAGGCCGTCAAGCTCGGCATCAACAAGATCAACATCTCCAGCGACATCAAGGTCGCCTACCACGATGCGTTGCGCGAGGTGCTGAAGGATCCGGCGCTGCGCGAACCGAACGTCATCCAACCGGCTGCGGTGCAGGCGATGAAGGTGGTCGCCGCCCAGAAGATCTCCCTCTTCGACGCAGCCGGACGCGGTGCGCTCTACTGA